The DNA window tcctgaatgatactccatcatgtgttcctactggagctatccgctagcatacttgatatcgtcggcatacctatccctctccctatatatattttCAGGAATTGtgaatctttctctctctaaccccaaggggtagctCAATTGGCAAAGATCAACCCCTTAAAACTAAGAAATCATACATGCAACTCTCCCTGGGGCTaactaccccaaaaaaaaaaaactctctctcaTGGATTTTGGAATTGGTAGCCCATGTTGATACAGATCAGTAATACAAAATCTTCGAggtaaaataatacaaaaatagaaaaaagaaacttaCAAGACAGTATCGCTTCTACGATCAGACTCACTAGTGAGTAGTGGAGGTAAATGAAAGACCCAACCCTACCTCAAAGAGGTGTAACTTAGTTGGGAAGAACCAATACCTTACAAGCTATCGGATCGTCACTGCCACTCAGCGACAGAAGATTTGAGTCCCAGTCAAATGAGCAAGAGTGATAAAATGTTTGCTTTTCTTCGTCTCGCCATCCTTGTCACCTAACTGAACGACACATGAATCTTTCCCTCTCCATTCTTCCAACACACTTTCCCCACCTGCCAAACAGCTCTATAACTTCCAACCTGGACTGTAAGAACAAGGAAACATTCCTTGTTCTCCCATGTCCATACCACATTTAATACATTAGATTAATTCAATGTGTGGGTCCCACTAGataattattatgaaaaaaaaaacatatccaGTGAACAAGGTTCCCGCATATGCAAGATTGGAAAACAAGAACTACGTAGCCTTATCCCGAGATTGTCAAAAGATTGTTTCAACCACTTGACCATCAAGTCACAACATTCGTATCTTTACCATTGGACCAAGCATGCCCCTTTCAACAATTGTTACAGTCAGCTAATATATatgattggtttgattttccttcttttcttttccttgtctcAATGTATTATAGAATGCTGTGGTTCTGTGGACAATGCACCCTTGGGAAAGAGATACTCGGCTGGCAAAGGAAGCTTTGATTAAAGAGAACCGGTCTTATGATGTTCTCATTGAGATCGCTTGCACTAGATCATCTGAAGAGCTCTTGGGGGCAAGGAAAGCCTACCACTCCCTCTTTGATCACTCCATTGAGGAAGATGTCGCTTCCCACATCCATGGCACCAACCGCAATGTGAGTATTTGGAATTGTGGACCCTTGGATCTATTATTCTATTGATGAAGTTTTGGTGGGCCACCTCATGATTCACATGGTATTCATGGGCCTACACAACCCATTTGGTGCATGGGTGTATTGGGCCTTAAGCCCAGTCACTGTCTTAAGATCCATTGGGCCTTAGAAGCCCATTTTACAGCCAAGCTTGTATAGACAaacttcatctctctctcatttagcTTCAAACATGTCTCTTTGAATGCATAAACTTTAGCTTCTGCTAATGCTATAACATGGAGTTCTCATGGTGGACAGCTCTTTGTAGCCCTAGTGAGTGCCTACCGATATGAGGGTTCGAAGGTGAATGATGAGGTTGCAAAATCAGAAGCCAAGATTCTCTGTAACGCGGTTAAGAACGCCAAGAAGAAGAACCCCATCGAGGATGAAGAGGTAATTAGGATAGTATCAACCAGGAGCAAGCTCCATCTGAAAGCAATCTATAAACACTACAAGGATAATTGTTCCAAGACTCTTGATGAGGTAAACTATTAGGGCTTTCTACgatatgatttctatttatatttcaatttctGAGAGCTATTTCAAATTTGAAGGCTTTTTGCTActatttttgtaattaatttcaaagaaattgaaatcaatttatataaaaatattaaaacaccCATATATTAGAAGCAGTAGTTTCTTAATATCCCTTAACATATAGAGCATGAATTTCCCCCAAcccattcttctcttttttctagtTGAGGTAAGAATTGGATTAAGTAGACCCATTTTATCTTTACAACTCAatataactatttttttattggtaaatcaaatttaaaaaacaaaaaacaaggaATACACCGTAGGAAAAGCACTCAAAAAAGCTCAAGACCCCAAAAAAATAGGTCTAGAAGgcaacaaaaaccaaaacctaacAAACAATTAGTCCAACAACAGAGCATTCACACCCGATTTATCAATAAGCCAATCGTTCCGACAGATCTCTTCCCCTCTAGGGTAATGGAATGAAACTGGTTAAGATTTGGAGTATGGATCAATAAAACTATATTTCATGTTTTTGTTAGGATTTGGAGTATGGATCAAGCTTAAAAGAAGCAATTATGTGTCTTTGCTCTCCTCAAGCATATTTTAGCAAGGTAAGGATGAACTCATCTACTACATTACAAAAATACTAAGTTTTTAAGATTGATTTTCActtattctttttctcattaTGGAACAGGTACTAAATGCTTCGATGAAGAATGGTGCAGATGAGAAAACAAAAGTTGCACTTACTCGAGTGGTTGTAACCAGAGCTGATCATAATATTAAAGAGATCGAAGAGGAGTACCAGACGCAAAATGGAGTttccctctcccaaaaaatcaaagagacaATCCATGGGAATTACAAGGATTTCTTGCTTTCCTTGATtgaaaggggagaaagaaaataaaaacaataacaaacaaCAATTACAatctttcttatcttcttttttttcttctattttttgtaCTTCTCCCATGATCTTCACTTTGGATGTTGTGTTCGTAAAAACATCATGTTTGCAAAAGTAATCGGTGGATTCCAACCAATGGTGACTTTCTATTTGTTAGGAATGTGTATCCATCAAACCTTATTTGAGCGtgttaaataaaattaattcgCATTATCATTTTATATGTGAGGTGATGTCGTAAGGTTATATCTAAAATGTTCACAACTAGGGATGGTATTGGGTATACCATTCATAGAGTTATCACATTGTATAATTTTGAATTCTAACTCCAAGATATAAATGCAACCATTCATATTATATTTGCGTTGGAGATGATCATTGTGAGACTTATATGGATCAAAGTCACAAGAAGATTTGAACTCATGAACACTTCGGTGTTAATCTTTATCAACTTAGTAACCCTTGTGGGGATAACAATTagtgttgggtcccgattgacactgagaggggggtgaatcagtgtgccaaatattttttcatttttcaattgtacccctgatgtggcaatcactatttgcacttcaatagcacagtctactgatgTTGCTTAGacctgctatgtatactaccaatcattcttactgttgcacagAACTTACTCATATAACCTGTATTGCtacccagagctgtctcataaacctcacacggtaatcactgtcacatacatacacagtcgtatgcacacccACACTgtaccaccaagtggtcaggtctactagatgtacacacccattatGCAGTCAaacactccaatccacaatataaatacgagcatacacatccacaacacaagaaatacatgCTTCGGACAATTGCCTACATGGACGGAGTAATGCCTACTGTAGgactcagcatttactcaatactaattatgactgcacccacaaccaagggaacacattttcACTTTCCACCAATAACATActatggctaggtcttcaccttAGTTTTTTCATAATGATCTGAAAGACCGCACCCACGACAAATAGGTTTAagtagttgtaactaccaaggaacataTAATCCTTGTGTCCAGCACCTATtgaacaccaaaaaaaataaagttaggcttataacaatgccctatagtgaagcactcatacatgcaaattccCCCCAAATAGAcaacaactatcacttaggcattttatcaaatatcttacctacaatgatttataataatggaaatttgacaacagtgaggttaccttggtaAGGAGTAATCGTCgaagatgcaataatgtcgatctccacttgatgaggaccataaccacgttgtctcggtgtcACCAATGTTTTAATCCCGGTtagcacttgggtttcttgaagcaactcacaataaccaaattctaggttcttcttcttcttctttcttttctccttatctttactttcatggagcaacaatggcattcacattcacacacacactcctctctctctctctacttctccttttatagtcttccttgtaaataaagctttaatggggaaatagtattctcaacaagaaccatcaaacttcATTaataattggatttgagaaaatctttcttgagaggcattcaagacacacacaaagagaggaaaaaacttcttctctatttccctcttcttctcttctctttcattttctttttctttctcttggcaacaaccaatagagcttgttGCCTTAGTTttcagcagcttcctaagcctctaatgggtgTTATGAgtcaagtgcaagaggatggaagtctttcattcaaacgcTTAGCCTTCCACGAGGTTCAACTTATTTTTCTGATCATCTCAGCAATCTCTTTGCCTATTTCTTCTCTCTagtgtgtagagctcggagagatgaagaatctccaacgtgaatcacccaaatccgagttaaaatgagggagatatgaccatttgaagttaaaGCAATGGgatagcctgaaatagaatcttcgtaggggtggcgtaggctacaccggcagcACACACAACAGAGGAgcagatctggccgtagatctcatcaaaaggtatctcttaatctGAGCCGTCTGATtgaaccaacggacaatagatctaaaccatagattttgaatctcgatgatgtcatcatgatgTACACGCTGACATTGTCAGATGCGTTGTCAATCACCGATTGGTCGGTGTAGCAAGTTTCACGGTACGATGTtggctaactttaataaagctccatcgatcttgaccattagatcggaaccgatctgatatgattgggTCAGATCAATATAttgagaatctctttataaatTCTATGCACATACGCTACACAAAATCAAGACTTAATATGGTGAggcgccacaccatcatatctaatacacttcaccaatgagaagcctcggataaACATCTTCAACCCAAGCTCTTGCACGAACCATCAGATCCGAATCTaaccgacgtggctcaatcaaagatgtgtattaaggatccctttgattctcttatatacacataagcctctgccttcatatttccagtgctaaactccccttatcaactaagaccttcaaaatctaaaaatgaCATAAAAGCCCATCtagtttcaaaaataaattctgaaaaatccacccaacaccgagagcatactgatgaattttcggtttggattttcgaatcggctttacggaaacacttataaatttttcatacgatatccgatcgagatgaaatgaaatGTATTGGAACCATAAATGGACgttctacgacttttcagaagactcaatcatctgactcagtcatgtaaaaagaccaaaatgccccttgACCTTTCTAATGACTCATCTTTCTCATATGAAATCGGAAcccgatgaaatcagaaccgttgaaaatattggatttttttcgtattgttacatagAGAacatttcctttaaaaaattcatcttcaatgccaaaactaccctcgactgtcacaaatgtcgtaacttcttcatacggtatcggaatgcgacaaaatcagatgcactggactagataaattacactatatttttcataaagaaatgatcttccaaaaatgtcattttcactgtcgaAAATACCCCCGAGTgtaaatagaccaattttaccagttttgacccaaaaacccgcaccacatactaaggatttatcaaaccattccatgcataccaagcagttctattatctcatcgatgacactggacactaccatgtcatcattttcatccatgtcatccaaattggccacgtcatcaccgccacatggctgggttgccaacaaggacaactataAACCAACAATTAGTTGTTTATGCAATAAGGTTCTATGATGGTTATTTTTATCCTCATACTTAAAAGGTCCCTATCATAACAGGTATACTTTGTGTATCTTGGTGTGCCAATGGGTGGATGTCTCTATTGGATATGTATTAGTAGGTCAAATTCACATGTGTATATGTGAGTGGAGGAGATGTTCAACATAGAATCCACTTCTCACTTAAAGAGAATATACTAGGAAAATTTATTGACAATGATTAAacaaaattctgattttgatgacagttttgtaaaatatttttaaacacCTTTaaatattattactaaataacTATATTTTAACACATAAGAGACAAGTTGTTATCATGATTCCATGAAGAGCCTAGGCTTGAATTCTATTGATTACATGAGATAATCTAAGTTCATTTCACTTTTTAATAACTTTAACGGATTTCCTGGCCCTAGGATCAATGTAAGCAATCCCTTTGGTAAGTCACAAAGCATTGGGGAAAGAAATACAACAGCATGACAAATATGGGCATGGTCCTAACTTTGCTACCAAAAATAACCCTAACTACACTCCTTAAACCACAAAACATATCCAATTTCCATAAACTACACATTTGACCACCCtttttaaaattctttccaaGTTTCATTAAATTCTAATACCCATAGGCCATAACCTAGGTTATGGAATATCAAAGTTGAAAAACAAGTCATGATTCTTGGATCTCAGACTAGCCCTTTAGCTTTCACTCAAACCATCtggggaaaaaaagtgaaaaatcaAACCACCAAATATCTGAATTGAGAGCATAGGGATACAGACCTGTACCCtcaagcatggtttcaagtatcgataaTGTATCGGCTGTAGTATCGGTTGAGACCACTACTTGATATCGATCTAATCGATTCCAATCGATTACCCATAttgtttcaagggtaaaatagtaaaaagatgtattttttttttaatcaagggcAAAAGTTATCCATACGCACCAATCCAATCTAGATTGATATCAATATCGGTATTGGATACCTAATTCTATGCACTCAAGCCTTAAAACTAGATGCCCTAGAAGATAGTAGCTCCTATTTGATCAGTTGGTTTTAAGGGATTTCTGTATGTGAAATCATACCACTAGATACACCATATAAATCATgcaaaataaagaaggaaaagagggtaGGATGGAATAGCTAAATCATACAATTATTGTAACAATAAGCTTCATTGAATTCGAACATAGACACAATTAGCCTACATAGCATACAAAATTCGTAGTTACAAAATGTTCAGAGAGAAATTCCACTTGTTCTCTAGATAGCCAAGTGATATGAggggaaaaaaaccctaaggcttTGGTGaccaagaaaggaaagaaaagaaaagaaaaaaaaattaatttgaggagagagaggcacataaaaatcattgtgtaaccatatattttgtcttattatgtcttttttactatttttttttttttactacctAACATAGCCTAAATATGGAAAATACCCCAATCGGTGTAATgcgagaagagagaaagagagagagagagagagagagagagagagagagatggcaaaAGAGAAATATAAAGGTAGACATACCTTTACGAGTTGCGAAGTCATTCTTCAATGAGAGGAATATTAGCGTGGGCAACCTCACattgattgaagaagaagaatgaccaTGTTAACAACAACTATGTgacgtagttggtgagttgtagTGCACAAAATGTCCATGCTCACTAGGATGTCTTTGGCTGTGATATACTTCCCCTCCTTGCTACCCAATAAAAATGTCCCAGACCGAGTAAGTTGAACCCataccaaaccgaaccaaaagCTTATTGGGCTGGATTCGGTTTGGGATATTCTAACCCCCTAACAAACCAATTGGACCCGAAACAAATCAGAACTGACTCAAAACTCAgactgaaaccaaaatcaaactggTAAAAAACCGAAAAAtagtccaaaattcattaaaaatcaaGTTGTGTATAAGTTTAAAtggaaaatcaaaaccaactcgATTACAAACCTAAGCCAATTCGAAACTAAAGCACatcaaaattgaaaccaaaatttctttattggttCAATTTCGATTTCACCATTCCCACTCCAAAACCAATTCAACTTGAACCAAAAATCGGTCTGAATAGCCCCGTTGACACCCTAGTGCTACCtatccaaaaagaaaatgacGATATTCCAACTTGGGTTTGAGGAGGTTGGCAACCAAAAATAAAGGGAACAACCTAAGTTCCTAGATGGTTGTTCCCATAGTAAATAAATATGTGTAAATGTGTAATGTATATCCGAACGTTTTCATAAAAATCGATGCCTTTTCGTGTAGTCTTGATGGTAAAAAATTAGTCCACCTTTTGGTGCGTGAGTTTTAGTCCGCCTTTGGTGCGAGTTTATCCTTGTCTTCATCGTCGATGCTCTTGAAAGCTTCCATGAGTGCAGACACATCTGATCCTTCAGCCACAAATCCTAGGATGAATACACAATTGCCTCCAGAGAACCCcccaaaggaggaggaggagtttaTTACCCTTATCAAGGATCTCGATAGTCTTCTATCAAACTGAGGTAGCTTAACCCTAGTAGGCAGCATAATGGAAGGCAAGCCTTTCCACATACAGGCCATTCACGAAGGTTTGGTGAATGCTTGGCATCTAACTCAGGGAGTTAGCATTACTCAAATTGATTCGCATCACTTTTGCTTTGTCTTCCAACACCTTATTGATTTGAAAAATGTCCTAAACGGAACATCATGGTCAGTGTCGAGGAACCTGATTGTTCTCGAGAGGTGGAATGAATCGGGACAATGGTTGTTCCAATTTCAAGACTTCTAGGTTTAGTTCCATAAAATCCCTGCAGAAATTCTCCAGCCCTAGTTGAGCGATTCCCTTGCATGGAAAGTGGGTAAGTTGATATCTACCCAGATTATTCAAACCCCAAGGGAGGGAGGATGACAAGCTTAGCTCTGCTACCGTATCAAAGTGGATGTTCTCAAAGCCCTAATGGCTATGGTTAAGATCAGGTCTCACTCCAGGAtcaaaatcccagtcactgtgGGATACGAAAAGTTTCCCATATTATGTTATCACTACGGTATTATACATATCGACAACAACATATGAGTCTTTATGGATGTTCTGGTGCATTAGGGTGCCCTGCGTTTCCCCCTTCTCACTACGGCACACATTTGCGTGTCACGACATCGGAGCCTCGTTTGCTTGAAGCTACTCTAGTCAACCAACTCTCGGACTTCCCTCAGCCAGGAGCTGTTCATGGTTTACACTTCCCCCAACCGACGGCCAGCCAAAACCTCTCCCCTCAACCGGCTTCTTGGTAAACCAGGGGCTCCGTCTCTCTGCACCTTTCATGCTCGCCGAAAGGGACAAGGTATAACACTGGGGCAACGTCAGGGCATGCCCCATGATCTCAACCACTGAAACCTCGAGACACGTTGGAACATGGTCTTCTTACCTCCTCTCACACCCCACCCTTCTAGATAATTGGAAAAAATAACTTTCCCTTACAAATGACGGCTACCCTGACACTTCTATGAAACAAACTGAACTTCAACCACCCATACACTTTAACTCACCACATCAACCAGCACTCAGGCCAACCATCACCACCCAAAACCTCATTGAAACTCTGcaatttcaaaaaaatcaacTGGCCACCAACCCTATTTCACTCATGAATCTGTTACCTCTGCTTTCCAGAATTTCTATCTCAAACACGGACCCCAACATAGTTACCGTTTATGAATTGGCTCAACCTACACAATAACCTATCACCCAACCCCATTTAACCTTAACAAACCCCACCAGTTTCCAACAGCCACAAAGCCCAATGGAAAAAATAGGTCCAATTCCTACCAAATTACAAAGCCCACAAAGCCCATTGGGGAGGAAGGACCAAACCAATACCCATAACTCCATAATGGACCTTGACCCACCAAATCATTCACCCAGTCCCAATCCACATCAACATAATGTTCCAATAGTGCTTTGCAGCCCAGGTGAGAACAATATAGACACCCACTCcattttaaatttgaagaagCAAGCCCAGGAAGTCAATCTAAAGCCCCTCATCAAAGCAAGCCTGCAGAAGACAAAATCAGTAAGACCAGAAGCAAATGCCCAAAGCACACTCAGGCAGAGGAAGATATGGATATGGAGGATAGTTATGAGAAAAAAGAGTCACCATCCACTTAGAAGCATTTTTTAATGGATGGCCCCTTAGCTGTTAAGGGTTATCAACAGCAAATGGATTAATGAGGATTATCTCTTGGAATTGTCAAGGCTTAGGGAACTCCTTGACAATTCTGTCCTTACGACACCTCTCCCGTGAGTTTAAGCCtgatattatatttttaatggaAACAAAGTGTGCATCCAAGAAAATTACCCAGCTGGGGCGCAAGCTGCAGATGTTCTCTCACTACAGCGTGGACGCAATCGGTTCCTCTGGAGGCCTTTGCTTACTTTGGAAGCCTCACATTAAGCTGGTAATTATCTAGGCTGACAATCGGGTGATCGACACCAAGGTTCTTTCaatttcttccctctctttttaCCATACGTGCATCTATGGGGATCCAGTTAAGACGTGTTGTCATCTTGTTTGGGATAAAATCAGAATGTTTGGTATAAATAGGCAGGAAAGGTGGGTTTGCGTGGGGGACTTTAACTCCTATCTATCCTGGTACGAAAAAATCAATGGCAGCTCCAATGGATCCTTAGAcaataatcaattccatagtTTCATTAACTCTTGCTCCCTTATGGATGTGGGTGCTCAAGGCCCTATGTATAGCTGGAACAATAAGCGACATGGAAATGCAAACATCATAATCTGGTTGGATCGCTTACTGGCAAATGATTATTTGATGAGGGCCTTTGGGGAAGCTATAGTCACAGTGAAGCCAATAGTCGGATCTGACCATTATCCACTCCTCATTGACATAGGAGGGGGAGGTTTTAATGGCAAGTGACCCTTTAGGTTCGAATCAATGTGGTTTACTCATCTGGACTGCGCTACGACAACA is part of the Macadamia integrifolia cultivar HAES 741 chromosome 9, SCU_Mint_v3, whole genome shotgun sequence genome and encodes:
- the LOC122087895 gene encoding annexin D4-like, giving the protein MAHPQELDTLSKSFSGFGVDERSIVTILGKWQPEHRKTFRKCSTTFFREDERLFEKWDADHIALLKREFSRFKNAVVLWTMHPWERDTRLAKEALIKENRSYDVLIEIACTRSSEELLGARKAYHSLFDHSIEEDVASHIHGTNRNLFVALVSAYRYEGSKVNDEVAKSEAKILCNAVKNAKKKNPIEDEEVIRIVSTRSKLHLKAIYKHYKDNCSKTLDEDLEYGSSLKEAIMCLCSPQAYFSKVLNASMKNGADEKTKVALTRVVVTRADHNIKEIEEEYQTQNGVSLSQKIKETIHGNYKDFLLSLIERGERK